The Dasypus novemcinctus isolate mDasNov1 chromosome 12, mDasNov1.1.hap2, whole genome shotgun sequence genome includes a window with the following:
- the LOC101413686 gene encoding olfactory receptor 6C6-like — MKNQSLEIDFILLGLTEDPRLQIVIFLFLFLNYMLSLTGNFIIILLTLLDPRLKTPMYFFLRNFAFLEISFTTVCIPRFLITLLTGDKTISYNGCATQLFFFLLLGVTEFYLLAAMSYDRYVAICKPLHYQIIMNSKVCYQLVLSSWITGFLIIFPPLVLGLKLDFCASKIIDHFLCDSSPILQISCTDTRLIELMSFVSAVVTLVVTLLLVVLSYAYILNTILKFPSAQQRAKAFSTCSSHMVVVSITYGSCIFMYMKPSAKERVTLTKGVAVLNTSVAPLLNPFIYILRNQQVKEAFKTCFKDFISKK; from the coding sequence atgaagaatcAATCATTAGAGATAGACTTTATTCTGCTCGGACTGACAGAAGACCCTCGGCTACAAAttgtgattttcctttttctatttctcaaCTACATGTTAAGCCTAACTGGGAACTTCATCATCATCCTCCTCACTCTGCTGGATCCCAGACTCAAGACTCCAATGTATTTCTTCCTCCGAAATTTCGCCTTCTTGGAAATTTCATTCACAACGGTCTGCATTCCACGATTCTTGATAACCCTTCTGACTGGAGACAAAACAATTTCCTATAATGGTTGCGCTACtcaattgttcttttttcttttattaggagtTACAGAATTTTACCTTCTGGCTGCCATGTCCTACGACCGCTATGTTGCCATCTGTAAACCTCTGCACTACCAGATCATCATGAACAGCAAAGTGTGCTACCAGCTAGTCCTCAGCTCCTGGATAACTGGATTCCTAATCATCTTCCCCCCTTTGGTTTTGGGACTGAAACTGGATTTCTGTGCCTCCAAAATCATTGATCACTTCCTATGTGACTCTTCTCCTATCCTGCAGATTTCTTGCACAGATACTCGCCTCATCGAGTTGATGTCTTTTGTCTCAGCTGTGGTGACACTTGTGGTCACGTTGCTGTTAGTGGTCCTCTCCTACGCGTACATCCTCAACACCATCCTAAAATTCCCCTCTGCTCAGCAACGAGCAAAGGCCTTCTCCACCTGTTCCTCACACATGGTTGTTGTCTCTATTACTTACGGAAGTTGTATCTTTATGTACATGAAGCCCTCAGCAAAGGAAAGGGTGACTTTAACTAAAGGTGTCGCTGTGCTTAACACCTCTGTTGCTCCTTTATTGAACCCCTTCATTTACATCCTCAGGAACCAGCAGGTGAAAGAAGCCTTCAAGACATGcttcaaagattttatttccaaaaaataa